From a single Rhodopirellula halodulae genomic region:
- a CDS encoding efflux RND transporter periplasmic adaptor subunit, with protein sequence MQTTRPRWKANHKETDMNRWMLATMACGLVTGLISSVISIGPTVSAQAPVQNTSRGIALYGDSAYEGFSQAAEDIYLGSEDLGRIIELPVRVGDRVQAGDVIAKLDDEIEKASMEIARIQASMVGEVHAAEASADMQRTRVQHLRRLSADQMAGSEELRRSEMELAIAEARVTTAKEQQQLRAAEAKRLQLQWERRTIRAPFDAVVAEKKIGVGATITPTDPEIVRLIRTDVLHGVFNVLANQAIAMRPGMKAEVYFRAARRTVDAVVDTVGPNINGESGTIEVRVRIENPNGDLRPGDRCTMRLVEGEPDAKPSVSRRPTPTSRTGASRW encoded by the coding sequence ATGCAGACAACACGTCCCCGCTGGAAAGCCAACCACAAGGAAACTGATATGAATCGATGGATGTTGGCCACGATGGCATGCGGCTTGGTGACTGGCCTGATATCAAGCGTAATTTCGATCGGCCCCACCGTGTCGGCCCAGGCACCCGTCCAAAACACTTCGCGAGGAATTGCCCTGTACGGGGACTCGGCCTACGAAGGCTTTTCGCAAGCGGCCGAAGACATTTATCTGGGAAGTGAAGATCTGGGGCGAATCATCGAGCTGCCGGTTCGAGTTGGAGATCGCGTGCAAGCAGGTGACGTCATTGCGAAACTGGACGACGAAATTGAAAAGGCGTCGATGGAGATCGCTCGCATCCAAGCATCCATGGTTGGGGAAGTCCATGCTGCGGAAGCGTCGGCCGACATGCAACGCACACGCGTGCAGCACCTGCGTCGATTGTCCGCTGATCAAATGGCTGGTTCCGAAGAACTGCGTCGATCGGAGATGGAACTTGCCATCGCAGAAGCTCGCGTGACGACCGCCAAAGAGCAACAGCAATTGCGAGCGGCGGAAGCCAAGCGGCTGCAATTGCAATGGGAACGCCGAACGATTCGGGCCCCGTTCGATGCCGTCGTTGCCGAAAAGAAGATCGGAGTTGGGGCGACCATCACACCCACCGACCCCGAGATCGTTCGTTTGATCCGGACCGATGTTTTGCATGGCGTATTCAACGTTTTGGCCAACCAAGCCATCGCCATGCGACCGGGAATGAAAGCGGAAGTGTACTTCCGAGCGGCACGTCGAACCGTCGATGCGGTGGTCGACACGGTGGGACCCAACATCAACGGCGAAAGTGGAACGATTGAGGTCCGCGTGCGGATCGAGAATCCCAATGGTGATTTGCGTCCCGGCGATCGCTGCACCATGCGTTTGGTCGAGGGCGAACCGGATGCAAAGCCGTCCGTCTCGCGTCGACCGACGCCGACATCCCGCACGGGAGCAAGCCGATGGTGA
- a CDS encoding TolC family protein — MQCTLGRSLIAAWRTQRILVCFTIVCCGTVAAEETQTISFSQFLENATRNLADEAIRDDLQPETQHVALPPSQPVPPVAVSDSPDASTSSPADPMPLRSTDVSEGSAEPVRSLSLASVPGDDVAHWWEDSAFETLLTQQGFATGQIALDLPTVLTDTLETSPRISSVSRRTSIAYEKIIQQNAVFDPTLLLEGGYGRVNDPVGNTLTTGGPDRLIQNSVIANGGFRKLTRRGTQIDLSQELGTLDSNSLFFEPNPQGNSRLSLSITQPLMATSGEVYNTRLITQACIESRVAWQEMRSEVEAHLVETFQAFWRLYERRCQLVQQRDLIRRGEMIAEIVHARADLDSGPLQRIKVQRRLTGDRDRLIELEAEVRRLQVQLRTLVGSPAMTGLSQSVELIPLANPDLPSDDIALHDAIVRGLENRPDIQAATEELASAGLSIRITRNELKPQLDAVFDAYLAGLRGDNRFFQAFGDQFSAGGPGLSATLQYSMPYGRRAARSRVREAQYLYQQRSEELRVRLLQARREIESALIQSEASFRLRQSKEQTLRAAVREEEIATKRWELLAGDGGPATLVLEDLLETQKRRTESEQLYVTCQVASILSLIELQKAMGTLLMTEGIEPVRSGRSSVIELQQTAPMNWTQQPTQRLIDPTEVSLDESLIGNAGMIEIDADNTSPLESQPQGN; from the coding sequence GTGCAATGCACCTTGGGACGTTCGTTGATCGCTGCATGGAGAACGCAACGGATCCTCGTCTGTTTCACGATCGTTTGTTGTGGCACTGTCGCTGCCGAAGAGACGCAAACGATTTCCTTCAGTCAGTTCCTCGAGAATGCGACTCGAAATCTTGCGGACGAAGCAATTCGCGACGACTTGCAACCCGAAACACAGCATGTGGCTTTGCCTCCAAGCCAACCTGTGCCACCCGTCGCTGTTTCTGACTCACCGGATGCGTCAACGTCTTCTCCAGCGGACCCCATGCCGCTGCGATCGACCGATGTATCAGAAGGATCAGCCGAGCCCGTTCGGTCCTTGTCTTTGGCATCGGTGCCTGGCGACGATGTGGCACATTGGTGGGAAGATTCGGCGTTTGAAACGTTGCTCACTCAGCAAGGTTTCGCGACCGGCCAGATCGCACTGGACCTTCCGACCGTGTTGACCGACACGTTGGAAACTAGTCCGCGAATTTCGTCGGTTTCACGCCGCACTTCGATCGCCTACGAAAAGATCATCCAGCAAAACGCGGTCTTCGATCCAACGTTGTTGCTGGAAGGCGGCTACGGTCGAGTCAACGACCCGGTGGGAAACACGCTGACCACGGGCGGTCCCGATCGATTGATCCAAAACTCGGTGATCGCCAACGGTGGTTTCCGCAAACTCACCCGTCGCGGCACGCAGATCGATTTGTCTCAGGAACTGGGCACGCTCGACAGCAACAGTTTGTTCTTCGAGCCCAATCCGCAGGGCAATTCACGGTTGAGCCTCAGCATCACCCAACCTTTGATGGCCACCAGCGGCGAAGTGTACAACACACGCTTGATCACACAGGCGTGCATCGAGAGTCGCGTTGCTTGGCAAGAAATGCGGTCGGAAGTCGAAGCACATTTGGTCGAAACATTCCAAGCGTTTTGGCGTTTGTATGAACGCCGATGCCAGCTCGTGCAGCAACGGGACCTGATCCGTCGAGGCGAGATGATCGCGGAGATCGTTCACGCGCGAGCCGACTTGGATTCCGGACCGCTGCAACGGATCAAAGTCCAGCGTCGCTTGACGGGTGACCGCGACAGGTTGATCGAACTGGAAGCCGAAGTGCGTCGCTTGCAAGTTCAGCTGCGAACGTTGGTGGGAAGTCCCGCGATGACCGGGCTGAGTCAGAGCGTGGAGCTGATTCCGCTGGCCAATCCGGATCTGCCTTCGGACGACATCGCCTTGCACGACGCGATTGTTCGAGGATTAGAGAATCGTCCGGACATTCAAGCCGCGACCGAGGAACTCGCCTCGGCGGGTTTAAGCATTCGAATCACTCGAAACGAATTGAAGCCGCAATTGGATGCGGTTTTTGATGCGTATTTGGCTGGGCTTCGTGGCGACAACCGGTTCTTCCAAGCCTTTGGCGATCAATTTTCCGCCGGTGGTCCCGGGCTGAGTGCCACCTTGCAATACAGCATGCCGTACGGCCGCCGCGCGGCACGAAGCCGCGTTCGCGAAGCACAATATTTGTACCAGCAACGCAGTGAAGAACTTCGCGTGCGGTTGTTGCAGGCTCGCCGCGAAATCGAATCCGCGTTGATCCAGAGTGAAGCGAGTTTCCGATTGCGTCAAAGCAAAGAACAAACGCTTCGGGCCGCTGTTCGAGAAGAAGAAATCGCAACCAAGCGATGGGAGTTGCTCGCGGGTGATGGTGGCCCAGCAACGTTGGTGTTGGAAGATTTGTTGGAAACACAGAAGCGTCGCACGGAATCAGAACAGCTCTACGTGACCTGCCAAGTCGCTTCCATTCTATCGCTGATCGAACTGCAAAAAGCGATGGGAACGCTCCTGATGACAGAAGGCATTGAGCCCGTCCGTTCGGGGAGGTCCAGCGTCATCGAGCTGCAACAAACCGCTCCGATGAACTGGACACAGCAACCCACACAAAGACTGATCGATCCGACCGAGGTTTCTTTGGACGAATCCCTGATCGGCAACGCCGGAATGATCGAGATCGATGCAGACAACACGTCCCCGCTGGAAAGCCAACCACAAGGAAACTGA